ACATATTTTAAGATAATGCGATTCGCATCGCTGATCATCATAATCCGTCTGCCATTATTGCCACCCGTATCTTCGGCTCTGATGGGGATGCTGTAGTGTCTTAAGATCTCTTTGGCAATCAGAACATTTTTCTGCCCGATGAGTTGACCTTCCGAATTGGTACGGTGAATGTTCGCCCCTCCAAAGATTTTCGCCTCCATGTTGCGCCGCAGACAGCCTATATTTTCCATATTTTCAATCAGTTTTGGAATCGCGACATTGCCGTATTTTGGACTCTCCAGTCCATTGCCATTCCACAGTGCTAACAAGTAGTGATTCATCCCACCAATGAGTTCGACTTTGTCGTACAGGCACACACTCACGCATGAACCCAGCACGGTGACAATCTCGGTAGGTTTAATGCCCACAAAAATTTCTCCAACATGGATAAATTTACGAGGCAGCATCAAAACTCTTTCATCTCTTGCGTATCGTCAAACATAAATTCATTCGCACTCTCACTCATCAACGCCTCCGCCTTGGAGGTATCTTGAAGTTTAAGGCAAAGATTAAACTGTGTTAAATTCTCGTTTGAGCTGTAGGTCACCTCTCCGTCGAGGGATTCCACCAGCGCATTGACGATGCTAAGCCCAAGACCTAGTCCATCGATGGATGTCCTTGCTTTGCTCGCATGCACACCTACTTTTTTAAACCGACTAAAGAGTTCTTTATTAGGATCTTTGATAATAACATCCCCCGTATTGGCGATGCTGATAAGCAGATGATCGTCTTCTATCCGTGCGCTTATCCTGACATTGTGTGTTGGAAAAGAGTATTCACACGCATTGGAAATGAGGTTGGCAAAAATGGTGTGCAGTTTTTTGGCATCGCTGACGATCAAACGATCCAGTTCAATGTCTGAGCTAAAGTGAAGCTCTTTTTCCTCAATCAGATACGCAAACGCCTCTTTTGCTTCTTCGATAATCAAGCGCAAATCAATTTCACTCCAGTAATTGGCGATTTCTCCTGCTTCAATCTCAGCTGCGGTGAAAATGTTGTTGAGCTGAAAATCAAGCTTGCGAAGCTCCATATCCAAAAGAAGTTTCATCGTCTGTGTCTTAGGCGAATCCTCATTTTTGCGCATCATCGAAGAGAGATTGAGCAGAGAACTGAGAGGATTATTAAAGACATTTTTGATTAAAGAGAGAAACTCTCCTTTGATGGAATCATGCTCTTTGAGTTTTTCATTGAGCACATAAAGCTTTTTCGTTAAAAATTCCATCTCTTCAAGCGTACTGTTTTTTTGATCAAAGCGTCGTTTGACCTCTTCAAGTAAAACCGTATCACTGACATCCTCAAAATTTCGTTTCATACTCATATTAAGCCTTTTGATAAATTGAAGCACTCTTCGATCTAAAATCTTTTTTCATATCCGTAAGCGCTTCGGAACTTCCTATAAAAAGATACCCATTTTTTGGCAAAATCGTGTAAAATCGATCCACAAGTGCACTTTGGGTTGATTTGTCAAAATAGATCATCACGTTACGGCAAAAAATAATGTTAAGGGCTTTCGCATCAAAAAGTGAATAATCCCCCGTAACGAGGTTAAATTCTCGAAACAAAATTCTCTGTTTCACTGCGTCACGAATGCGGTAAAACGCTTCACCTTCGACCATTTCCGTGCTAAAGTATTTGCGCAAATAGAGCTCGTTTAAAGAGAGAATGGCTTTTTGACTGTAAAGACCATTCATCGCTATTTTTAACACTTTTGATGAAACATCGGTTGCTAGAATCTTTATATCATACTGCGTATAATTGGGAAGATGTTCCATAAGAAACATCGCAATACTGTATGGCTCTTCGCCACTTGAGCACGCTGCAGACCAGATGCGAAGTTTGCCACCTGAGCGCTCTATAATGGAAGGAAGTTCTCTTTTTAAAAACTCCCACTGTTTTGCTTCTCTAAAAAACGAGGTCACATTGGTCGAAATAAGCGAAGAGAGATACTCTAGCTCGCCTCTTTTTTTATCGGCGACTAAATAGTCATAATACGCCCCAAAGCTCGAAAGTCCTAATTGCTTGACCCGTTTGGCGAGTCTCGCTTGCACCAGATAAATCTTATGATCGCCTAAACTAATGCCGATGTGTTGGTAGATGTATGCCTGTAAAAGCGCAAACTCTTTACGCCTTAAAACGAGCCGTTCAACCATCAGTACAACTCTTCAACGTTTAAGATGAGCGCTATTTCGCCATTGCCCATCACAGCACCTCCACTGACTCCCTCTGTTTTGGCTAAAAATCCACCCAATGTTTTAATGACCACTTGCTGTCTGCCCACCAATTCATCCACCAAAAGTGCAAATTTACCCCGCGCATTTTCAATGCAAACCAGCGTACACTCCCAAGGATTTGGCATGCCATCATCCAATTCAAGCACACGAGAAAGGCGCACAATCGGCAAAAGTTCGGAACGCAACTGCACAAATTCCTCTTTGCCGCCTGCACTGTGCACGCTCGTCTCTTTGGGTCTAAAAGACTCGGTGATGCACAGCGTTGGGATAATAAAAATCTTCTCGTTGGAGCGGACAATCATTCCATCAATAATCGCAAGTGTGAGAGGTAAAACGATGGAAAACGTCGTTCCTTTTCCCTCTTCTGAGCTAATATCAACTTTCCCGCGCACCACTTCAATGGCTGTTTTAACCACATCAAGCCCAACACCGCGCCCCGAAATGTCGCTGATAACATCGGCAGTCGAAAACCCTGGTTGCATGATGAGGGCGTAAATTTGGGCATCGCTGAGCTCTTCATCTTTTGACACAAGCCCACGCTCTAGCGCTTTGTGATAAACTTTGGCTTTGTTGATGCCTCGTCCATCATCTTTCACTTCAATGATGATAGTGCCCCCTCGATGGTAAGCGCGAAGGTTCACCATGCCCTCTTCGCTTTTACCTGCTTTGAGGCGCTCTTCCACACTGCTTTCGATGCCATGATCGATGGCATTACGAATGATATGCACCAAAGGATCCGAAAGCGCTTCCACCATCGTTTTATCGATCTCGGTCTCTTCACCCTCAAGCATCAGATGAATCGGTTTATTGACCTTTTTAGAAGAGTCCCGCACCACACGTTTCATCTTATCAAACGTGTCACGAATCGGAATCATCCGCAAACTCATCACACGGTTTTGAATGAGGCGCGTGATCTTGGAGAGGTTTTCAATTGTTTTGGTCACCTCAGCATCGGCAATTGCTTTAATTTTCGTATTTTCACCCAGATAATTTTGGGCAATCACAAGCTCGCCAATAGAATCAAAGAGTTCATCCAGTTTCAGAGCATCGATCTTGAGGAAGTTTTTAGAAACAACGGTACTTCGTTTGATCTCCTCTTTCTCTTCAGGCAAAACCACACTTTTAGATGCCTCAACACTCTGGGGCGCAACTGCTTTGGCGTGGATTTCTTCCACTACGTACTCATTCTCTTCTAAAAAAGCAAAAATATCTGCAATGCTTTCAGCCTCTTTTTCACTCGCGAGATACAGAGTCACTTCTTGAATAGCGTTACGCTCAACATCGAAAAGTTCTTCAGCACTATACTCAGGCACTCGCCAAAATGAGGCTAAAATTCTCCCTACATGTAAAAGGTTTTTGAAGTATAAAAAATGGTCAAATCCGCGCAGGTAAATATCTTCATCAAAGCGCAAAATGATCTTAAAAAGGGTTTCATTCGGGCGCAGTTCTACTAAAAAATCTTCACTGACTGCGCTGGGAACTTGAAAAAAAGCATCATTGCCAAACTCCAAAGAGAGGTCATTATTGGAGCTCTCTTCAGGGGCTTTAATGTCGTTTACATGTAAAAGAATTTGCTGAATCTTTGCGAGGCATGGCGTGTACTCCACAGGCAATTTTTCGCTCTCATCCACCTCACACAGCAGTGTCTCTTTGATGACATTGACACTCTCTAAAAAAAGGTCCACATCCACACTGCTCGGCGTTACATCGCTGTTTCTAAAGTAGTCAAGGACATCTTCAAAATGGTGAACAAACTCTCCAAGTCGCGCAAAATTAAACGCATTGGCACTGCCTTTGAGGGTATGGACACCTCTGAAAATTTCATTGAGCAGTGCTTTATCATTCGGCGATTCTTCATAATTGATAATATCGACATCCATCTTTTCGATGATCTCGTTTGCCTCTTCGATGAAGATTTGTCTTAGTTTTTCTCTACTCATGCGTTATCCAATTCATCATACCATACGACTCAAGATCAAGACGCATTGAGTCAATAAAATCGATCTTAAGAGAAGGTTTGGTCCGTTTGATCCAAAAAAGCAACGCGAAAAGTGCCGAAGTCGAAGGGATGCCATCGCGAGAGCGCAATAAGACAATCTCCTCAATATACCCCAAACGATCTTTGATGAACTCTTGAAGCGTTTTGACCTCTTCTAAATCCATCTCAATATCCAGTTCTAGCACATCTCCATCTATATACATTGCACACCTTTGTCACAGATCTTTTACACGACGCTTTACATGTAAAGGGAACACTAAAACTCTTTTAAATCATCTTCATCCAAAGGGAACACCTCTTCGTTACTGCGTTTTGAAGCAGAACTAAAGGTCGACTTTGTTCGTTTAGGAGCCATTGCTAAACGCTTTGGAGGCATACTAAGGCTTGAAGTCGAGGCACGTTTAAGAGACGCTGCTTTTGAAGCCTCTTTTCCCATATCGTACCCTGCAAGAGCTGCAATCTCCGCCACACTCTCCAGCATCGAAAGCGCTTGCGCATTAAGCTCCTCAGCCGCTGCTGCGGTCTCTTCAGACGCTGAAGCATTTTGTTGGGTGATTTGATCAACCGAACCCATTGCTGTAGCGATTTGATTCATCCCTTCGGCTTGCTCTTTAGCTGAAATGGCAATCTCACCAATCAAATCAGAGGTCTTTTTAATGCTTGTCAATATCTCGGTAAACGACTCTTTCGTACGGTTCGCCACTTCGGTTCCCATCTTCACTTGATCGATGCTCGCTTCGATAATTCCCGTAATCTCTTTCGCCGCTCCCGCACTGCGTTCTGCTAGGTTTTTAACCTCTTCCGCGACCACGGCAAACCCAAGACCATGCTCACCTGCACGCGCCGCTTCTACGGCTGCATTGAGCGCTAAAAGGTTGGTTTGGAATGCGATTTCATCGATTGTTTTAATGATTTTGGCAATTTTTTGAGACGAATCGGTGATCTTCTCCATCGCCACCATCAGGTCGCCCACTTGTTGATTGCCGATGCGTGCAGCGTCATTGGAGTGTTGCGCCAAAAGATTGGCTTCACGGCTATTGTCTGCGTTTTGATTATTGCTTGCCGTTGCTTCCTCGATGGTTGCACTGACCTCTTCCACACTGCTCGCTTGTGAACTTGCCCCTTCAGCCAAAGAGACTGAAGCAGAGCTAATTTGCTCACTCGCGCTTACCACCTGAGCCGTTCCCTCGGAAAGGGATTTGACAGAGTCAACGACCACTTTTACAATACTTCGGATCAAGAAGAATGCAAGAATAATACTAATGATTAAACCTACGATCACACCCACAATCATCGCAAAAGAAGCAGTAGAAAGTGAACTACTGGTCTCTTCCGCAATGGTGACAATGGAGTTAAAGCCCTCTTCTGTAATAGCATCAATCGCGATGGAAAGCTCCCCAACAACTTGCAAACGTTTCTTTTGCACTTCATTCGTCTCTTGCATGACCGCAACAAACCCTTTTAAAGACTCTTCATACACTTTAGCTGAAGATTCAATGGCATTAAGATACCCTAAAGCGACACTGTCCGTTGTTTGCGCCTTCAATGCGCTTACATCTTGAAACAAAACATCAAATTTTTTGATCGCACTTTCAAGTAACGCTGGATCTCTCTTGACCTGAGCACGTTGTCCATAGACCCTTGAGTAGGTTCCAATACTTAGAACATCATCAATTTTTGCAAGTTTACTGTAGCGTTGTTTTAATTCAGCAGGCGAAATACGATCATTCATCTCTTTAAAAAGCTGCTCTTCTTGTGTCTGTCGATACAACTCAACGCTTTTAAGAAACAGTGCTGCGTTGTTGACAGTCGCTTCATCAAATAGTTTTTTCTTAACTAAAATCTTCTCATTTTGCTCTACTGTGGTGACATACTCTGCCAATGCTTTCGCTGCTGCTTTTTGATGTTCCAATAATTTTTTGAGATTGTTTTTTTTACCAAGCTCTTCGACTTTAAGAAGATTGGCTTGAAGATCTGCAAAATTGGTTTTTGCTTTGCTTAAAGCCACTTCATCATCAATGGAGATAAAACTCAAAATGTTATAGCGTGCATTGCTAAAATTTTGCATCACCTGACTTGCAAGTGTGACTTCTGGCACATACACCGCTGAAAGACGTGTCGCATCCGAAGAAGCACTGCGCATTGAGATAATACCTGTTAACCCAATAATCAATACGATGGCGATTAAAACCCCAAATCCTAGTGAAATTCTATACCCTAATGTTGCATTTTTCATGACACTTCTCCTTTACGCTTCGCTGGCTGTTTTACTTAAATTTTGTACCATAGTGAGTTCCTCTTCACCAAACAAAGCGAGTAGGTCTAAGATCATGACCACTTTTTGTTTGTATTGCGCCATATTTTTAATAAATTTGGTATCGATGTGACCACCAAATTCGGGTGGAATGCTTAAATGCTCCTCTTCCACATTGATGACCTCTTCCACCTTGTCAACAATAAAACCAATCTGCTTTTCCCCAAGTTTGATGATAACAATCGCGGTATACATATGCGCAGGAATGGAAGGCATATCGAATTTAAGACGCATATCGACCACGGGGATAATATTACCCCTTAAATTCATCACCCCTTGAATAAACTTGGGGGTTTTAGGCACTGGAGTGGTTTTCATCATCGCGATGATCTCTTTCACATCGGAGATGTGCACCCCATAGACCTCCTCTTCTAAATAAAACGTCAAGAAACGATTGCTCGTTCTATCGTTGTGTTTTTTTTGCTCCATTGCTATAGTCCCAATACCATGCTAATCGCTTTGACCAATTTGTCATCGCTAAAAGGTTTGACCATCCAGCCTGTAACGCCGATAGCTTTACCGCGAGCTTTCATCTCAGGAGAACTTTCTGTTGTTAAAATTAAAATAGGTCGATTTTTAAATTTATCATGGGCTTTTAATTCAGACGCAAGATCAAGTCCACTCATTTGTGCCATGTTGATGTCACTGATTAAAAGATCATAATCTTCACTTCCCCTCAAAAGGGCATCGCGTAATTCAGCAGGATTGAGATACGTAGCAAGCTGAATAATTCCTTTGTTAACCATCTCCTCAAGCGCCATCTGCGCTGTTGCAAGAATCGTCTTGGAATCATCCACTAAAATGACTCGTTTACTCACATCATCTCCTTGTTAATTATTGATATGTATCCTACCATAATTGTCATACGGTCACATTACGGTCATATTCGCTTTACCTGAAAATATAACTTAAAGAATATTAAAAAAGTGTTAATACCGACGAAGAAAGGGTACTAAATAAGGAATTAATTTTGCTTAGGTTCTTTAAGCAAAGGAGGAATCATGAAACTGCATCTCAAATCGGATAGTATTACCATTCACGCTGCAGAGAACTCTTCACACTATTTACATGTAAGCCATATTTTGACGCATATACTCGGTCGATCCTTTTGGGTCAATGATACTCTGATTAACTTCGTGACGCCTCAAAACAGTGAACAACGTCAAGCGTTTTTAACCTCGTTATACTACGCCTGTGCCCTTAGCTCCAAAACTCACAATGCCTCGTTCTTAGAAAAGCTCCTACACGCTTCCCAAAAACCCATTCGACTTGTCAAAAAAAGGTTGATTCGCCCTTTCAAAGAGGTACCAATAGATCCTTATGGCTTGCTCAACGCCAAAAAGACAGAGAGTCTAGCCTCCATTCGCAAAAAATACCTCACCCTTGCAAAGCTGTTCCACCCTGATGCCATCGCCCAAGAAGATGAAACGAGTGTGAAAGCATCCACAACAAAATTTCAACAGATTCATGAAGCGTATGAGAGCATCAAAGCAGAAAAAACAAAAAAGATCGCCGCGTAAGAGCTTTTCTTAAGCTACGCTTGGTTAGAATCTCATTTCCACTTTATGTGGGGCATTAGCTCAGCTGGGAGAGCGCGACGCTGGCAGCGTCGAGGTCAGCGGTTCGATCCCGCTATGCTCCACCATTCTTCAAGCCATCTTCTTTACTCTTCCCTCTAAGCAATAAGTCATTTCAACGCATACCATATCTTTACATGTAAAGATATAGAAAAAGAAATGGCGACTCTAAAGCAGTACCACATTAGATTTTTTTGTGACAATACCGCTTTGAATAATCTTGCAATACATTCCACGATGTTCGCATATAAGGGTTGGAAGGGTTGTGTCAAATGCTGATAGGTGCGTGCAGATGGAGCATTTTTCGGTTATTTGAAGTTTGGCATCCCCAATTTGTATCATTTTGCCAAGAGATAATTCATGTGGGTCGAAGCTTAGGAGTATGTTTTCGCCCAAAGAGCCTTGCTCTAGCTCGATACCGTGTTGTTGTGCAATGTCATAAGCGATACTTCCCACTATCATCACAGAACGCTCTACATTTTTGCCAGCAAATTTGTCATTTTTGATGCCGTGTCCTTCGAGCAACTCCAAGTGCTTGACACGGGGTCGAATAGGACCTTTAAACTCGTTTGGAGCGCTAAAGAGTTCAATAAGGTGTAACATCGATCCATCCACCGTTCACGCGTTCTATCACCTCAGCAACCCCTGCTTGAACATAACTTACCCCTTCTATAAGATCACCT
Above is a genomic segment from Sulfurospirillum halorespirans DSM 13726 containing:
- a CDS encoding response regulator, giving the protein MSKRVILVDDSKTILATAQMALEEMVNKGIIQLATYLNPAELRDALLRGSEDYDLLISDINMAQMSGLDLASELKAHDKFKNRPILILTTESSPEMKARGKAIGVTGWMVKPFSDDKLVKAISMVLGL
- a CDS encoding methyl-accepting chemotaxis protein is translated as MKNATLGYRISLGFGVLIAIVLIIGLTGIISMRSASSDATRLSAVYVPEVTLASQVMQNFSNARYNILSFISIDDEVALSKAKTNFADLQANLLKVEELGKKNNLKKLLEHQKAAAKALAEYVTTVEQNEKILVKKKLFDEATVNNAALFLKSVELYRQTQEEQLFKEMNDRISPAELKQRYSKLAKIDDVLSIGTYSRVYGQRAQVKRDPALLESAIKKFDVLFQDVSALKAQTTDSVALGYLNAIESSAKVYEESLKGFVAVMQETNEVQKKRLQVVGELSIAIDAITEEGFNSIVTIAEETSSSLSTASFAMIVGVIVGLIISIILAFFLIRSIVKVVVDSVKSLSEGTAQVVSASEQISSASVSLAEGASSQASSVEEVSATIEEATASNNQNADNSREANLLAQHSNDAARIGNQQVGDLMVAMEKITDSSQKIAKIIKTIDEIAFQTNLLALNAAVEAARAGEHGLGFAVVAEEVKNLAERSAGAAKEITGIIEASIDQVKMGTEVANRTKESFTEILTSIKKTSDLIGEIAISAKEQAEGMNQIATAMGSVDQITQQNASASEETAAAAEELNAQALSMLESVAEIAALAGYDMGKEASKAASLKRASTSSLSMPPKRLAMAPKRTKSTFSSASKRSNEEVFPLDEDDLKEF
- a CDS encoding chemotaxis protein CheW, producing MEQKKHNDRTSNRFLTFYLEEEVYGVHISDVKEIIAMMKTTPVPKTPKFIQGVMNLRGNIIPVVDMRLKFDMPSIPAHMYTAIVIIKLGEKQIGFIVDKVEEVINVEEEHLSIPPEFGGHIDTKFIKNMAQYKQKVVMILDLLALFGEEELTMVQNLSKTASEA
- a CDS encoding CheR family methyltransferase — protein: MVERLVLRRKEFALLQAYIYQHIGISLGDHKIYLVQARLAKRVKQLGLSSFGAYYDYLVADKKRGELEYLSSLISTNVTSFFREAKQWEFLKRELPSIIERSGGKLRIWSAACSSGEEPYSIAMFLMEHLPNYTQYDIKILATDVSSKVLKIAMNGLYSQKAILSLNELYLRKYFSTEMVEGEAFYRIRDAVKQRILFREFNLVTGDYSLFDAKALNIIFCRNVMIYFDKSTQSALVDRFYTILPKNGYLFIGSSEALTDMKKDFRSKSASIYQKA
- a CDS encoding J domain-containing protein — encoded protein: MKLHLKSDSITIHAAENSSHYLHVSHILTHILGRSFWVNDTLINFVTPQNSEQRQAFLTSLYYACALSSKTHNASFLEKLLHASQKPIRLVKKRLIRPFKEVPIDPYGLLNAKKTESLASIRKKYLTLAKLFHPDAIAQEDETSVKASTTKFQQIHEAYESIKAEKTKKIAA
- a CDS encoding MOSC domain-containing protein codes for the protein MLHLIELFSAPNEFKGPIRPRVKHLELLEGHGIKNDKFAGKNVERSVMIVGSIAYDIAQQHGIELEQGSLGENILLSFDPHELSLGKMIQIGDAKLQITEKCSICTHLSAFDTTLPTLICEHRGMYCKIIQSGIVTKKSNVVLL
- a CDS encoding chemotaxis protein CheA, which codes for MSREKLRQIFIEEANEIIEKMDVDIINYEESPNDKALLNEIFRGVHTLKGSANAFNFARLGEFVHHFEDVLDYFRNSDVTPSSVDVDLFLESVNVIKETLLCEVDESEKLPVEYTPCLAKIQQILLHVNDIKAPEESSNNDLSLEFGNDAFFQVPSAVSEDFLVELRPNETLFKIILRFDEDIYLRGFDHFLYFKNLLHVGRILASFWRVPEYSAEELFDVERNAIQEVTLYLASEKEAESIADIFAFLEENEYVVEEIHAKAVAPQSVEASKSVVLPEEKEEIKRSTVVSKNFLKIDALKLDELFDSIGELVIAQNYLGENTKIKAIADAEVTKTIENLSKITRLIQNRVMSLRMIPIRDTFDKMKRVVRDSSKKVNKPIHLMLEGEETEIDKTMVEALSDPLVHIIRNAIDHGIESSVEERLKAGKSEEGMVNLRAYHRGGTIIIEVKDDGRGINKAKVYHKALERGLVSKDEELSDAQIYALIMQPGFSTADVISDISGRGVGLDVVKTAIEVVRGKVDISSEEGKGTTFSIVLPLTLAIIDGMIVRSNEKIFIIPTLCITESFRPKETSVHSAGGKEEFVQLRSELLPIVRLSRVLELDDGMPNPWECTLVCIENARGKFALLVDELVGRQQVVIKTLGGFLAKTEGVSGGAVMGNGEIALILNVEELY
- a CDS encoding chemotaxis protein CheD — encoded protein: MLPRKFIHVGEIFVGIKPTEIVTVLGSCVSVCLYDKVELIGGMNHYLLALWNGNGLESPKYGNVAIPKLIENMENIGCLRRNMEAKIFGGANIHRTNSEGQLIGQKNVLIAKEILRHYSIPIRAEDTGGNNGRRIMMISDANRIILKYVQNEIME
- a CDS encoding sensor histidine kinase, which gives rise to MKRNFEDVSDTVLLEEVKRRFDQKNSTLEEMEFLTKKLYVLNEKLKEHDSIKGEFLSLIKNVFNNPLSSLLNLSSMMRKNEDSPKTQTMKLLLDMELRKLDFQLNNIFTAAEIEAGEIANYWSEIDLRLIIEEAKEAFAYLIEEKELHFSSDIELDRLIVSDAKKLHTIFANLISNACEYSFPTHNVRISARIEDDHLLISIANTGDVIIKDPNKELFSRFKKVGVHASKARTSIDGLGLGLSIVNALVESLDGEVTYSSNENLTQFNLCLKLQDTSKAEALMSESANEFMFDDTQEMKEF